The Nicotiana tomentosiformis chromosome 2, ASM39032v3, whole genome shotgun sequence genome includes the window ccgtacacagtttagactcatgcggaCCAGGAGTGTAGCAACGTACAGTTTAGTCTCATGCATCAAGGAGCGTCATGACTTGCAGTTTAGGTTCGTACGTCGAGGAGCGTAGCTGACTTTCATGGAAAGTACTGCTTTAGAAATTTGCCATTGATTGGACCAACTCTGAGACCATCCTTATCAACAATTTTGTATGCGCCACTTGAATAGGCTTCCTTCACAACATATGGACCATCTCATTTTGAGGTAAACTTGTCGCCTATGCGTTTGTTGAGGATTATGGGTCATCGAACAGCTAGGACTAAACTCCCACTTGGAATGATCGTGGTCGCACTTTCTTGTTGAAGGCTCTAGCTAGTCGAGCTTGATAGCACTCCAATTTTTGTTGTGCTTCCAATCTTTTCTCATCCAATGCCTTTAACTCTGCTAGACGAAGTTGAGCATTCTCTTCGGACGTGAGTCCTTCTTGGATTGCGATCCGCAATGATGGAATTTGTTGCTCCAACGGAAGGACTGCTTTTATGCCATACACCAAAGAGTAAGGAGTTACTTGTGTAGCAGTTCTGAAGGTTCTTCGGTATACCCACAAAGATTCACCAATTTTCCCATGCCAGTCTCTCTTGTTCTTTGCAACAACTTTCTACAAAAGGTTATCAAGCGTCTTGTTAAAAGTTTCAGCAAGGCCATTGGCGGGTGCATTATACATTAAAGACTTATGTTGCTTGAAACCAAATTTCTCGCATAGACTCCTCACGAGCTTGTTGTCAAATGGCGTTCCATTATCCGTGATTATGTATCTTGGTATGCCGTACCTAAAACTTATGTTCGACTTGATAAAATCGGCAAAAGTTTCCTTTTTTACTTCCTTGAGTGGAACATCTTCAACTCATCTAGAGAAGTAGTTTGTGGCAGCCAATATGTACTTCTGTCCTTTTGATGACTTTGGAAGCGGTCCAACAACGTCAAGTCCCCATGCATCAAAAGGCCATGAAGCTACAGTTGGATGAAAAGGCTCTGGAGTTTGGTGGATATAGTTAGCGTGGAATTGACACACTTGACATCTTTTGGCATGTTCCATGCAATCCTTCACCATTGTCGGCCAGTAGTAGCCCTCCTCTTGATGCAAAAATGAGCTTAGGACCATATTGGTGTGCTTCACATGAGCCAGAATGTGCTTCCTCCATCACTTGGTGGGCTTTTTCTTTGTCAAGATATCACAAGAATAGTCCTTCAAAAGAGCGGCAAAATAATGTCCCCTTGTAGAAGATGAATCATGGTGCCCTTCGTTTGATGTCTGTTCTTTGTCGCGGATCCTCGAGTAACTTTCCATGTTCAAGGTACTCTATCAATGGTTTCCTCCAATCCTCTTCTTCAATCACCCCAATGGACGCATGATGACTTTCGTTGATTTGAAGATCAAGAAGTCTAGGAATGACCTATCGATGAAAGACATGTACCTTTGTTGACTCATTCTCTCCAAGTGCCATTATCGTGGCCAAGTTAACCGAAGCATCAGCCATGTGATTTTCTTCTCTTGGGACGTGGTTTAAGAACACTTGGTTGAATCTTTCGAGTAAACAAGAAGCATATTGATGGTATGGCAAAAGATCTTCTTTCTTTACATCGTAAATCCCCCAAAATTGGTTGATGATCAACTTAGAGTCGTCGTATATCTCCAACTGTAGAATCTTCATGTCTAATGCCATTTCAAGACCGATGATCAAAGCTTGGTACTTTGCAGCATTGTTGGAGCATGTTTCACCTAAAACAAAGGAGAATGGCAAGATTTGTCTATCTGGAGAGACCAACACAAACCTACCCCCGCACCGTTCCGACGTGTGGATCCATCAAAGAACATTGTCCATGGTGGCAATTCTTCAATGAACAAAACATATTCATCTGGAAACTCATCGGAAAGCTCCCATTCTGCCGGAAGAGGGTGATCAGCTAGAAAATCGGCAAGTGCTTGTCCTTTCACAGCCTTTTGAGGTGTGTATGTGATCTCATATTGGTTAAAAAATATGGACCAT containing:
- the LOC138904786 gene encoding uncharacterized protein; its protein translation is MTRPVISGRLVRWSIFFNQYEITYTPQKAVKGQALADFLADHPLPAEWELSDEFPDEYVLFIEELPPWTMFFDGSTRRNGETCSNNAAKYQALIIGLEMALDMKILQLEIYDDSKLIINQFWGIYDVKKEDLLPYHQYASCLLERFNQVFLNHVPREENHMADASVNLATIMALGENESTKKVVAKNKRDWHGKIGESLWVYRRTFRTATQVTPYSLVYGIKAVLPLEQQIPSLRIAIQEGLTSEENAQLRLAELKALDEKRLEAQQKLECYQARLARAFNKKVRPRSFQVGV